A single window of Neurospora crassa OR74A linkage group VII, whole genome shotgun sequence DNA harbors:
- a CDS encoding 4-coumarate-CoA ligase 1: MATIVEKTSSGIIYKASQQRDFPQLDLLSLLFDSSACGAKEDTVVHADAADPSKAVSKAQLRHLVKRLAYTLRQRYGIGQDGPEKDVVLCISSGHFLLPCLFYSTIAAGAIFSASSPASTATELAGQIKQIGAKLVLCNEDTKEVAAAAAKLANIPGSRVLVLGSQPHLELTNLEQSRPIPISTKTLEWQRITDTKALENSIICILFSSGTTGLPKMCRLSHTNMVSQACLVLDPAREYEKARGRDMSADYRTIAHLPAAHIAGVQGYFVNSFYVGGTLYWMPRFNLVKFLEYSKKYQITTLVSVPPIYLAIAKSPLVTDQFDSVEWAVAGAAPMGKELQLAARKNLGKGKAHLTQTWGLSETTGAMTTMPRGIDDETGSVSMLVMNGRARIVDDDGKDVEPGQAGELWVKGPNVTKGYYMNDAANKEAFVDGWFCTGDIGLFKDGKFYIVDRKKELIKYKGLQVAPAELEALLVSHAKIADAAVIGVDGEETEVPRAYVVAGDATLKAEEIVDWVASKVANHKKLRGGVVFIDAIPKSPSGKILRKELRQLAKRIDKGSKL; encoded by the exons ATGGCGACCATCGTGGAGAAGACGTCTTCCGGCATCATTTACAAGGCATCGCAGCAGCGAGACTTTCCACAGCTTGACCTGTTGTCTCTCCTCTTTG ACTCATCAGCATGCGGAGCGAAGGAGGACACGGTGGTCCACGCCGACGCTGCCGATCCCAGCAAGGCAGTCAGTAAAGCCCAGCTTCGGCACTTGGTCAAGCGGCTGGCTTATACCCTTCGTCAACGGTACGGCATTGGTCAAGACGGGCCGGAAAAAGATGTGGTGTTGTGTATCTCGTCAGGACACTTCCTCTTGCCCTGCCTGTTCTATTCGACCATCGCGGCGGGCGCCATCTTCTCGGCATCAAGTCCGGCATCCACGGCTACCGAGCTCGCTGGGCAGATCAAGCAGATCGGGGCAAAGCTCGTCCTGTGTAACGAAGACACCAAGGAAGTTGCTGCAGCCGCGGCAAAGCTGGCCAACATTCCTGGCTCCCGAGTCCTTGTTCTGGGGTCGCAGCCGCACCTCGAACTCACCAACCTTGAACAGTCAAGACCCATTCCCATCTCCACCAAAACCTTGGAGTGGCAACGTATCACGGACACGAAAGCCCTTGAAAACAGCATTATCTGCATTCTCTTTTCGAGCGGGACCACTGGCTTGCCTAAAATGTGCAGGCTCTCGCACACCAACATGGTAAGCCAGGCATGTCTTGTGCTGGATCCGGCTCGAGAGTATGAGAAGGCAAGGGGACGGGATATGTCGGCGGACTACCGGACCATTGCCCACTTGCCGGCGGCCCACATTGCGGGAGTGCAGGGCTACTTTGTCAACAGCTTCTATGTGGGCGGCACCTTGTACTGGATGCCGCGCTTCAACCTTGTCAAGTTCCTCGAGTACAGCAAGAAATACCAGATCACGACGCTCGTCTCGGTACCCCCCATATACCTGGCCATTGCCAAAAGCCCTCTGGTGACCGATCAGTTTGACTCGGTGGAGTGGGCTGTGGCGGGGGCAGCTCCCATGGGAAAGGAGCTCCAACTGGCAGCGCGGAAGAATCTGGGAAAAGGCAAGGCACATCTGACGCAGACATGGGGTTTGAGCGAGACGACGGGCGCCATGACAACCATGCCGCGAGGGATCGACGACGAAACAGGGAGTGTGTCGATGCTGGTGATGAATGGCCGGGCGCgcattgttgatgatgatggcaagGACGTGGAACCAGGGCAAGCGGGCGAGCTTTGGGTCAAGGGACCGAACGTGAccaaggggtattatatgaACGATGCAGCCAACAAGGAGGCCTTTGTGGATGGGTGGTTCTGCACTGGGGATATCGGGCTCTTTAAAGACGGCAAGTTTTATATCGTCGATCGAAAGAAG GAACTCATCAAGTACAAGGGGCTCCAGGTGGCACCGGCCGAGCTGGAGGCCTTGTTGGTCAGCCATGCCAAGATTGCGGATGCGGCAGTGATTGGTGTGGACGGTGAAGAGACTGAAGTTCCTCG GGCGTATGTCGTGGCTGGCGATGCGACTctcaaggccgaggagattGTAGATTGGGTTGCCAGCAAAGTGGCCAACCACAAGAAGCTTCGGGGAGGAGTGGTGTTTATTGATGCCATTCCCAAGAGTCCGAGTGGAAAGATTTTGCGCAAGGAATTGCGGCAGTTGGCCAAGAGGATAGACAAGGGGAGCAAGCTGTGA
- a CDS encoding glucuronan lyase A, protein MGIRHMLIAALAAVTPVLVQGTQIFSNHGTLSGWDGQQTENKGKISEVTNVVYEGGTALKFEQTYDSSYSGRYHAEVRTLNGYARGETRFYGFMFRLQGDWQSSPAQSYNLAQFIGNFGSSSCDEWSPTTMVWVNGNRLMTRVKSGTLCSPSTTPFDTGINVSAGTWHKIVMQVSWRSDSSGFFKLWYDGTKVVEHYDIKTTLDTDVRFQFRVGLYANAWYDSGYSGSQPFRQVWFDEIAIGDTFADADPDQW, encoded by the coding sequence ATGGGTATTCGACATATGCTCATCGCCGCGCTCGCAGCCGTGACGCCCGTCCTCGTCCAGGGAACCCAAATCTTCAGCAACCACGGCACCCTCAGCGGCTGGGATGGCCAGCAGACCGAAAACAAGGGCAAGATCTCCGAAGTGACCAACGTGGTATACGAGGGAGGCACAGCCCTCAAGTTCGAGCAGACCTACGACTCTTCCTACTCGGGCCGCTACCACGCTGAAGTGCGGACTCTCAACGGCTACGCCCGGGGCGAGACACGCTTCTATGGCTTCATGTTCCGTCTGCAAGGCGACTGGCAGTCGAGCCCCGCGCAGTCCTATAACCTTGCTCAGTTCATCGGCAACTTTGGCTCCAGCAGTTGTGATGAGTGGTCGCCTACGACCATGGTCTGGGTCAATGGAAACCGTCTCATGACCAGAGTCAAGAGTGGCACGCTCTGCTCTCCCTCAACCACTCCTTTCGACACCGGCATCAATGTCAGCGCTGGTACCTGGCACAAGATTGTGATGCAGGTCAGTTGGAGGAGCGACAGCTCGGGCTTCTTCAAGCTCTGGTACGATGGAACCAAGGTCGTCGAGCACTACGACATCAAGACGACTCTCGACACCGACGTGAGATTCCAGTTCCGAGTCGGTCTCTATGCCAATGCTTGGTATGATTCGGGCTATTCTGGCTCTCAGCCCTTCCGTCAGGTTTGGTTTGATGAGATTGCCATTGGTGATACTTTTGCGGATGCGGATCCCGATCAGTGGTGA
- a CDS encoding rubredoxin-NAD(+) reductase, translated as MTSMIALPPLSRSLPLSRPLSAACQRQLLATRFSLLLRTPTTTTTPTTTTTTTTTTRPFSSTPRFTMAQEYKLKGITSLNLQPGEKHEVEVEGLDAKVLLLNAAGKTQAIGPRCTHYGAPLAKGVLGHNGKLTCPWHGACFNTTTGDIENAPALDALPVFKATERDGAVYITGDAETIKAGHRKPKIKCKVAGAPLSDRVVVVGGGSGALGAVEGLRELGFSGPITVVTNEGYLPIDRPKLSKTLMTDLSKLQWRDAEWFKTGDIDFVQDEVVGVDFGGKTVKTKSGQQLPYSRLVLATGGTPKLLPLQGFQVLGNIFTLRNVHDAKNIKEAIGEKKGKKIVIIGSSFIGMEIAACTSDGNDVAIIGMEKEPLERVLGERVGAIVRKNIESKGVKFYMSAGVDKAEPSSADPSKVGSVHLKDGTKLDADMVILGVGVSPATEYLKENSVVRLEDDGSLKVDESFSVVGLKDVYAIGDIASYPYHGPGGDGKYVRIEHYNVAQNAGRTVANHIVHPNLKPEFFTPVFWSALGAQLRYCGNSNHGWDDLVLQGEPDQGKWVAYYTKGETVVAMASMGKDPAMAQCAQMMQLNKMPTKSQLKDGLDILSLGPPQ; from the exons ATGACATCCATGATTGCACTGCCGCCTCTCTCCCGCTCTCTACCCCTCTCTCGACCCCTCTCAGCAGCCTGCCAGCGACAACTCCTCGCGACTCGATTCTCTCTTCTACTACGCactccaacaacgacaacaacaccgacaacaacaacaacaacgactaCAACAACGCGTCCCTTCTCGTCGACACCACGCTTCACAATGGCGCAAGAATACAAGCTCAAGGGCATCACCTCTCTCAACCTCCAACCCGGCGAGAAGCACgaggtcgaggtcgagggTTTGGATGCAaaggtcctcctcctcaacgccGCCGGCAAGACCCAGGCCATTGGCCCTCGGTGTACTCACTACGG TGCCCCCTTGGCCAAGGGTGTTCTGGGCCACAACGGAAAGCTGACTTGCCCCTGGCACGGAGCCTGCTTCAACACCACGACGGGCGATATTGAAAACGCCCCTGCCCTCGATGCGCTCCCGGTCTTCAAGGCCACCGAACGCGACGGCGCTGTCTACATCACGGGTGATGCCGAGACCATCAAGGCCGGCCATCGCAAGCCCAAGATCAAGTGCAAGGTTGCCGGAGCTCCTCTATCCGACAGAGtggttgttgtcggtggtggttCCGGTGCTCTCGGCGCCGTGGAAGGATTACGTGAGCTAGGCTTCTCTGGTCCCATCACCGTCGTCACCAACGAGGGCTACCTGCCCATTGACCGCCCCAAGCTCAGCAAGACGCTCATGACCGATCTCAGCAAGCTACAATGGCGCGATGCCGAATGGTTCAAGACCGGAGACATTGACTTTGTCCAGGACGAGGTAGTCGGTGTCGATTTTGGGGGCAAGACAGTCAAGACCAAGTCCGGTCAACAACTCCCTTACTCTAGACTGGTCCTTGCTACTGGCGGCACCCCCAAGCTACTACCTCTGCAAGGCTTCCAGGTCTTGGGCAACATCTTCACCCTGCGCAATGTCCACGATgccaagaacatcaaggAGGCGATtggcgagaagaagggcaagaagattGTCATCATTGGCTCTTCCTTTATCGGCATGGAGATCGCTGCTTGCACGTCCGACGGAAATGATGTGGCCATTATCGGAATGGAAAAGGAACCCTTGGAGCGCGTGCTCGGCGAGCGCGTGGGAGCCATCGTCAGGAAGAACATCGAGTCCAAGGGTGTCAAGTTCTACATGTCGGCCGGCGTCGACAAGGCCGAGCCATCATCAGCCGACCCCTCCAAGGTTGGCTCAGTCCATCTCAAGGACGGAACCAAGCTTGATGCCGACATGGTCATTCTGGGCGTCGGCGTTTCGCCAGCTACCGAGTACCTCAAGGAAAACAGTGTTGTCCGCCTGGAGGACGACGGCAGCTTGAAGGTCGACGAGAGCTTTTCGGTTGTTGGGCTCAAGGATGTGTACGCCATTGGCGACATTGCCTCGTATCCCTACCATGGCCCCGGCGGCGACGGCAAATACGTCCGTATTGAGCATTACAACGTCGCTCAAAACGCTGGCCGTACAGTGGCCAACCATATCGTGCACCCCAACCTGAAGCCCGAGTTCTTCACCCCGGTGTTCTGGAGCGCGCTTGGCGCACAGCTTCGGTACTGCGGAAACTCGAACCACGGATGGGATGACCTTGTTCTCCAGGGCGAGCCTGACCAGGGCAAGTGGGTGGCTTATTACACCAAGGGAGAGACGGTTGTGGCCATGGCAAGTATGGGCAAGGATCCCGCCATGGCTCAGTGTGCCCAGATGA